In Vibrio hippocampi, a single genomic region encodes these proteins:
- a CDS encoding peptidoglycan DD-metalloendopeptidase family protein gives MVSIFQRLPWLHRALICFFSALIAVALMLPDASELQKVDPDKLVVGQHYPVEINFDGLQIGDEILPSVILNWEEHTVRSGESAAVLFQRLGLTPRLLHDLLNTNKEIKQQLTKLRPGDKLIFGFDENKQFVKLKRKISEYQTFNITRTDDGFTSSLDEKEVYFQYNYAQANISSNFWNAGISSGLTANQIMELAGLFGWDIDFALDIRSGDKFKLLYQEKVVEGEVVGRGKIIAAEFTNQGDTFKAILDDKTGNYFDENGRAMKKAFLRSPLDFRRVTSNFNPNRRHPVTGKVRAHRGTDYAAPVGTPIWAAGDGIVQKSSYNQFNGNYIFIKHSNTYITKYLHLQKRSVKTGQRVKQGQTIGTLGGTGRVTGPHLHYEFLVNGVHKNARTVKLPQSKSLTGKAKQTFLANAENRLETMQRYSQLLFANH, from the coding sequence ATGGTCTCTATTTTCCAGCGCCTACCTTGGCTTCACCGTGCGCTCATTTGCTTTTTTTCGGCTCTGATCGCGGTAGCGTTAATGCTTCCGGACGCTTCCGAATTACAAAAGGTCGATCCCGACAAGCTTGTTGTCGGTCAACACTATCCCGTTGAAATTAACTTTGATGGCTTACAAATTGGCGACGAGATTTTACCGTCAGTGATTTTAAACTGGGAAGAACATACCGTGCGTTCAGGCGAAAGTGCCGCCGTTCTATTCCAAAGACTTGGTCTTACTCCAAGACTGCTCCATGACCTTCTCAATACCAATAAAGAGATCAAGCAACAACTGACCAAGCTCAGACCCGGCGACAAACTGATATTTGGCTTTGATGAAAACAAGCAATTTGTCAAACTGAAACGAAAAATCAGCGAATACCAAACCTTTAATATTACTCGCACCGATGACGGCTTTACTTCTTCGCTAGACGAAAAAGAGGTCTACTTCCAATACAACTATGCGCAAGCAAACATCTCATCTAACTTCTGGAATGCCGGTATCAGCTCAGGACTGACTGCTAACCAAATTATGGAGTTGGCAGGTTTGTTTGGTTGGGATATCGACTTTGCTTTAGATATTCGTTCGGGCGACAAATTCAAATTGCTTTATCAAGAAAAAGTTGTAGAAGGCGAAGTGGTCGGGCGCGGAAAAATTATCGCAGCGGAGTTCACCAACCAAGGCGATACTTTCAAGGCTATTTTAGACGATAAGACTGGCAACTACTTCGATGAAAACGGTCGAGCAATGAAAAAAGCCTTTTTGCGCTCACCACTCGATTTTCGTCGCGTCACCTCTAACTTTAATCCAAATCGACGCCACCCGGTGACAGGAAAAGTCCGCGCCCACCGCGGTACCGATTATGCCGCGCCCGTTGGCACACCTATTTGGGCAGCGGGTGATGGTATTGTACAGAAGTCTAGCTACAACCAATTCAACGGCAACTATATCTTTATTAAGCACAGTAATACCTATATTACCAAGTACTTGCACCTTCAGAAGCGTAGCGTAAAAACCGGTCAAAGAGTCAAGCAAGGACAAACCATCGGAACCCTTGGTGGTACTGGTCGAGTTACAGGACCGCATCTGCACTATGAATTTTTGGTTAATGGGGTGCACAAAAACGCTCGCACGGTCAAGCTACCTCAATCTAAATCACTGACAGGCAAAGCGAAGCAAACTTTCTTAGCCAATGCCGAGAATAGGCTTGAGACTATGCAGAGATACAGCCAGTTGTTATTTGCTAATCACTAA
- a CDS encoding MJ1255/VC2487 family glycosyltransferase, with protein MRILYGVQGTGNGHIARARAMCQALKSHNVEVDYLFSGRDKDKFFSMEPFGDYMTRRGVSFVTQNGKVNYIKTALSNSFTSFIREVKQLDLSGYDLVINDFEPVSAWAAKRQNIATVSISHQNAFLFDVPQKGSNWLDDTVIQHFAPSQYQLGLHWYHFDQPILPPIVHTVGHDVTMEDFVLVYLPFENTQAIIDVLLRFSSHKFICYHPDVSECQHIENMVLKPLSHEQFQTDLHRCGGVIANGGFELPSEALSLGKKLLVKPLDGQFEQLSNAATLESLGLGHSMDFLDASAIRKWLDENQAERVFYPDVAGEIASWLLQGNWVCSKDLQRRLWEKVDFPSYAAI; from the coding sequence ATGAGAATACTGTACGGTGTTCAAGGAACAGGCAATGGACACATCGCGCGCGCGCGCGCAATGTGTCAAGCACTCAAGTCTCATAATGTAGAAGTTGATTATCTTTTTTCCGGTAGAGATAAAGACAAATTTTTTTCCATGGAGCCTTTCGGTGACTATATGACACGCCGAGGTGTGAGCTTTGTGACCCAAAATGGCAAAGTGAACTATATCAAAACAGCGTTGAGTAATAGCTTTACCAGTTTCATCCGAGAGGTAAAGCAACTTGATCTTTCTGGTTATGATTTGGTGATTAATGATTTTGAGCCCGTATCCGCATGGGCAGCGAAAAGACAAAATATTGCTACCGTGAGTATTAGTCACCAGAATGCGTTTTTATTTGATGTGCCACAAAAGGGCTCAAACTGGCTGGATGATACGGTGATTCAACATTTCGCCCCATCTCAATATCAACTGGGCTTACACTGGTATCACTTCGACCAGCCAATATTGCCACCCATTGTTCATACCGTAGGTCATGACGTGACGATGGAAGACTTTGTGTTGGTTTACCTGCCATTTGAAAATACCCAGGCAATCATCGATGTGCTATTGCGCTTCTCAAGCCACAAATTTATCTGTTATCACCCTGATGTGAGCGAATGTCAGCATATTGAGAATATGGTTTTAAAACCATTGAGCCATGAACAGTTTCAAACTGACTTGCATCGCTGTGGTGGTGTGATTGCCAATGGTGGGTTTGAATTACCCTCTGAAGCATTGAGTTTAGGTAAAAAGCTGTTGGTGAAACCATTAGACGGTCAATTTGAACAGTTAAGTAACGCAGCGACATTGGAAAGTTTAGGTTTGGGTCATAGCATGGATTTTCTTGATGCTTCAGCGATTCGAAAGTGGTTAGATGAAAATCAGGCCGAGCGCGTATTTTATCCCGATGTGGCCGGCGAAATTGCCAGTTGGTTGCTGCAAGGCAATTGGGTATGCAGTAAAGATCTGCAGCGACGTCTGTGGGAAAAGGTAGATTTTCCAAGTTATGCAGCCATTTAG
- a CDS encoding phosphatase PAP2 family protein gives MRTIAPLVRFDLAFSLFCLGHRFNAEVARISRWISKTGDGHLYVVIALLVWMFDSTFGALFLATGLMAFAIELPIYWIAKNSFKRRRPQELSDLLQAYITPSDRYSLPSGHTAAAFVMATLIGHFYPDFYLFAYIWATLIGAARILLGVHFLTDVVIGAVLGFSAAQLALSYLPSLM, from the coding sequence ATGAGAACGATAGCCCCATTAGTGAGATTTGATTTAGCATTTTCATTATTTTGCTTAGGTCACCGATTTAATGCTGAAGTCGCGAGGATAAGTCGTTGGATCTCTAAAACCGGTGATGGTCACCTTTATGTCGTGATTGCGTTATTGGTCTGGATGTTTGATAGCACGTTTGGCGCACTGTTTCTCGCCACAGGGTTGATGGCTTTTGCCATTGAATTACCAATTTATTGGATTGCCAAAAATAGCTTTAAGCGTCGTCGCCCTCAAGAGTTGTCGGACTTGCTACAGGCCTATATCACACCCTCCGATCGTTATAGCTTGCCGTCAGGACATACCGCTGCTGCGTTTGTTATGGCAACGCTTATTGGACATTTTTATCCCGATTTTTATCTGTTTGCCTATATTTGGGCAACGTTAATTGGTGCAGCCCGAATCTTATTAGGGGTGCATTTTCTTACTGATGTTGTTATCGGCGCAGTGCTGGGTTTTTCGGCCGCCCAATTGGCATTAAGTTACCTACCGAGTTTGATGTAA
- a CDS encoding efflux RND transporter permease subunit — translation MIRFFSKHPTAANLLMIALLILGVSSLSTIKRETFPEFSPPYIMAAITYPGASPQEVEESLCVRMEDAVDGLANIEETKCEAIEGSARLTLKLNEKADIGRMLVDVQTQINSINDFPDEIESPVVQELDWNEPVVDIAITANTNWPALKAYAEQLKRTMKLDYGVSLVEVSGFSDHQYRVELNTQIMRQLGLSINDIAVQVGNQNIKLPSGNVETEDKNFLIRFDERRITPEQLESIVVGSSANGALIRLRDIATITDRFELDEQKVLFNGKPSAVLKISKNKEDDALRIKQQVSKFVEDQRLIAPDGITLEMTNDLSSVLWDRLTMMVKNGWQGILLVFATMWLFFSFRYSFWVAAGLPVAFLGGLFMMANLGISINIMSLVGLLMAIGIMMDDAIVIAESIQAHLDRGQDVDSAVINGVKTVLPGVISSFLTTVCIFGSLLFLEGEMGAVLKAVPQVLILVLCLSLVEAFLILPNHLSHSLHKQKKEGQPVKFKQQLLVRFEHFRNTTLVNAVSRVVAYRYAFMGGVVSLLLISVSLILGGVVKFNPFPDLDGDIAEARVILPPGASLAQTERVVDHIVQSAEKLNQEWSRDVELGEPLVLQVTSQFNANQDASESGPHLATVRLDLRSAEERYTLIDEFIDAWREDVGELTDPISLVFKQPTMGPGGRALEIRIKHDDLEQLKAASIDIQQYLNEFDGVYGVLDDMRLGKEEILVKLRPGAESFGVNGQQIASQLRASFFGQTADEIQVGVENIKIEVKLDRSDIADIQQLSNFPIFLADGSQVPLATLAILDFQRNYVRIQRVDGLRTVSVFGDIDTSKANSSEIIRKFQAEEIPALQQAYPGLRFDFEGEAKDTAKTGSSMGKGFLLGLFGVFAILSYQFRSYFEPFVVMLAIPLAFIGVVFGHWLLGHSLSMPSIMGFISLAGIVVNDSILLVQYIRHHVDAGESVHDSVVKASRERFRAVFLTSMTTAAGLLPLLMETSLQAQVIQPLVISIVFGIFASTLLVLFMIPSAYAILADWGLVHKHEEI, via the coding sequence ATGATACGTTTTTTCTCTAAGCACCCAACCGCAGCCAACCTATTGATGATCGCTTTGTTGATCTTGGGGGTAAGCTCACTCTCAACCATAAAGCGTGAAACCTTCCCTGAGTTCAGCCCTCCTTATATTATGGCAGCCATCACTTACCCCGGTGCTTCACCGCAAGAGGTGGAAGAGAGTCTATGCGTGCGAATGGAAGATGCCGTCGATGGTCTAGCGAATATTGAAGAAACCAAGTGTGAGGCGATAGAAGGCTCGGCAAGGTTAACGCTGAAACTGAATGAGAAAGCCGATATCGGTCGAATGCTGGTGGATGTTCAGACTCAAATCAATTCCATCAATGATTTTCCTGATGAAATCGAATCCCCCGTGGTTCAAGAGTTGGATTGGAATGAACCTGTGGTGGATATTGCCATTACCGCCAACACCAATTGGCCGGCACTTAAAGCGTATGCAGAGCAACTTAAACGTACCATGAAACTGGACTATGGCGTTTCCTTAGTGGAAGTCAGCGGATTTTCTGATCACCAGTATCGAGTGGAATTAAATACCCAGATCATGCGCCAACTCGGGCTGAGTATTAATGATATCGCGGTGCAGGTAGGCAATCAGAATATCAAACTGCCCAGTGGTAATGTAGAAACAGAAGATAAGAACTTTCTGATTCGCTTTGACGAGCGTCGCATTACCCCAGAGCAACTGGAATCGATTGTGGTGGGTTCCAGCGCCAATGGAGCACTGATTCGCTTAAGAGATATTGCCACCATCACCGACCGTTTTGAGCTTGATGAGCAGAAAGTGCTATTCAATGGCAAGCCATCCGCGGTATTGAAGATCAGCAAAAACAAAGAAGACGATGCGCTGAGAATTAAACAACAGGTTTCCAAGTTTGTTGAAGATCAGCGGCTGATTGCGCCTGATGGTATCACTTTGGAGATGACCAACGATCTCTCGTCGGTATTGTGGGATCGTCTGACCATGATGGTCAAAAATGGTTGGCAGGGCATCTTATTGGTCTTTGCGACGATGTGGCTGTTCTTTAGTTTTCGATATTCGTTCTGGGTTGCCGCTGGTTTGCCCGTCGCGTTTTTAGGCGGTTTGTTTATGATGGCGAATCTCGGCATCTCTATCAATATCATGTCCCTCGTCGGATTGCTGATGGCGATCGGTATTATGATGGACGATGCCATTGTGATTGCCGAGTCGATTCAAGCCCATTTAGATCGAGGACAGGATGTCGATAGCGCGGTGATTAATGGGGTAAAAACCGTATTACCGGGCGTCATCTCTTCTTTTTTGACCACCGTGTGTATCTTCGGCAGCTTGCTGTTTCTTGAAGGGGAAATGGGGGCAGTGTTGAAAGCGGTCCCTCAAGTACTGATTTTAGTGCTCTGCTTGAGTTTGGTTGAAGCGTTTTTGATCTTGCCCAATCACCTTTCTCACTCACTGCATAAGCAGAAGAAGGAAGGGCAACCCGTCAAGTTTAAACAGCAATTGTTGGTGCGCTTTGAACACTTTAGAAACACGACGCTGGTGAATGCTGTCAGTCGTGTTGTCGCCTATCGTTACGCTTTTATGGGCGGTGTCGTTAGCTTGTTGTTGATCTCGGTGAGTCTTATTCTCGGCGGCGTCGTTAAGTTTAACCCTTTCCCTGATTTGGATGGTGATATTGCGGAAGCAAGGGTCATCTTGCCGCCTGGGGCATCGTTGGCGCAAACTGAAAGAGTGGTAGACCATATTGTACAGTCTGCGGAAAAACTCAACCAAGAGTGGAGCCGTGACGTTGAGTTGGGTGAGCCTTTAGTTCTGCAAGTGACCAGTCAGTTTAATGCCAATCAGGATGCCAGTGAGTCAGGTCCCCATCTTGCGACGGTTCGCTTAGATTTACGCAGCGCAGAGGAGCGCTATACGCTCATCGACGAGTTTATTGACGCTTGGCGAGAGGATGTTGGGGAGTTAACCGATCCTATCTCTTTAGTTTTCAAACAACCGACGATGGGACCGGGAGGGCGTGCTCTGGAGATTCGAATTAAACACGATGACTTAGAGCAACTTAAAGCTGCCTCGATTGATATTCAGCAATACCTGAATGAGTTTGATGGCGTTTATGGTGTGCTGGATGACATGCGTCTCGGCAAAGAAGAAATTTTAGTTAAGCTGAGACCGGGTGCGGAGAGTTTTGGGGTCAACGGGCAGCAGATTGCCAGTCAACTTCGAGCCTCGTTCTTTGGTCAAACCGCGGATGAGATTCAGGTTGGCGTAGAGAACATTAAGATCGAAGTGAAATTGGATAGAAGCGATATTGCCGATATCCAGCAGTTATCTAATTTCCCTATTTTTTTAGCCGACGGTTCTCAAGTGCCACTCGCCACGCTTGCCATACTCGACTTTCAAAGAAATTATGTGCGCATACAACGCGTAGATGGTCTGAGAACCGTGAGTGTGTTTGGTGATATTGATACCAGCAAAGCCAATTCTTCAGAAATCATTCGAAAATTTCAGGCGGAAGAAATTCCCGCACTCCAACAAGCTTATCCGGGGTTGAGGTTTGACTTTGAGGGTGAAGCGAAAGATACCGCAAAAACAGGCAGTTCCATGGGCAAAGGTTTCTTACTGGGCTTGTTTGGTGTGTTTGCTATCTTGAGTTATCAATTTAGAAGCTACTTTGAACCATTTGTGGTGATGTTAGCGATACCATTAGCGTTTATTGGCGTGGTATTTGGACACTGGCTGTTAGGTCACTCGCTAAGTATGCCAAGTATTATGGGCTTTATTTCCTTAGCGGGTATTGTGGTTAATGATTCTATCTTGTTGGTGCAATACATCCGTCACCATGTCGATGCGGGAGAGAGCGTTCATGACTCGGTGGTGAAAGCGAGTCGAGAACGATTTAGAGCGGTATTCTTGACTTCCATGACCACGGCTGCTGGTTTGCTGCCGCTGCTGATGGAAACCAGCCTACAGGCTCAGGTTATTCAGCCTCTGGTGATCTCGATTGTGTTTGGGATCTTTGCGTCAACGTTGTTGGTGCTATTTATGATTCCATCTGCGTACGCGATCTTGGCAGATTGGGGGTTGGTACACAAACATGAAGAAATTTAG
- a CDS encoding efflux RND transporter periplasmic adaptor subunit — protein MKLTNNKFLFFPALAIGIIAVVLAVKLRPDAPTKPAGDRARVVDVMALSTQKTAPLVMGFGRVEPKVEWQAIAEVTGAVTFKHPGLEKGSVVAEGAEILRIDPLDYQLKLSQAIADLKSSETQLTRLDLEESNLKETLKIENSRLALAENEYQRRVNLNQRGLASQSDVDTQQQNMLSQKKLVQEIKNQLSLLPDERQVSQALVNVNQAKVEEAQRSLQKTKIIMPQTMRVATVDVEINQVVNVQQSMVSAHRTDVMEVEAQLSIHDLQLLFDSLTLDSDELDNQLDKLHASIELSSGNLVATWPAKVSRISETVDPNQATAGVILEIEQNSSKTIPPLVNGMFVKASIEGQANPSWVIPERALHGDKIYIMNAQQRLAIRSVEVLFRRDKHVVIAGELNSGDKVVLNDLLPAIEGMLLREKSQEVEQ, from the coding sequence ATGAAATTAACTAATAACAAGTTCCTATTTTTTCCAGCACTCGCTATCGGTATTATCGCGGTGGTTTTGGCGGTAAAGCTACGTCCAGATGCTCCGACCAAACCTGCAGGTGATCGTGCGCGCGTGGTTGATGTTATGGCGCTATCCACTCAGAAAACCGCGCCATTGGTGATGGGCTTTGGGCGTGTCGAGCCTAAAGTGGAGTGGCAGGCGATAGCGGAAGTGACGGGCGCGGTAACGTTTAAGCACCCCGGTCTTGAAAAGGGCTCGGTGGTGGCTGAGGGAGCGGAAATTTTACGCATCGACCCGCTTGATTATCAACTAAAGCTCTCTCAAGCGATTGCGGATCTTAAATCGAGTGAGACGCAACTGACTCGTTTAGATCTGGAAGAAAGTAACTTAAAAGAGACGCTCAAGATTGAAAACAGTCGTTTGGCTTTGGCAGAAAATGAATATCAGCGCCGAGTGAATCTCAACCAGCGAGGTCTTGCGTCGCAATCGGATGTGGATACTCAGCAACAGAATATGTTGTCACAGAAGAAGTTAGTGCAAGAGATAAAGAATCAGCTCTCCTTGTTACCGGATGAAAGGCAAGTTTCCCAAGCTTTGGTTAACGTCAATCAAGCAAAAGTGGAAGAAGCACAACGTTCGCTGCAAAAAACCAAAATCATCATGCCGCAAACCATGCGTGTGGCGACCGTTGATGTTGAGATCAACCAAGTGGTCAACGTTCAACAAAGTATGGTTTCAGCACACAGAACCGATGTGATGGAAGTCGAGGCCCAGTTATCAATTCACGATTTACAGTTGTTGTTTGATAGCCTGACGTTGGATAGCGACGAACTCGACAATCAACTCGATAAACTGCATGCCTCAATCGAACTGAGTAGTGGTAACTTAGTGGCGACTTGGCCAGCCAAAGTCTCGAGAATCAGCGAGACCGTCGACCCGAACCAAGCCACTGCGGGTGTGATCTTAGAAATAGAACAAAATTCCAGTAAGACCATACCGCCACTCGTCAACGGTATGTTTGTTAAAGCCAGCATTGAAGGGCAGGCGAATCCGTCTTGGGTCATTCCAGAGCGAGCGCTTCATGGTGACAAAATCTATATCATGAATGCACAACAACGCTTGGCGATCCGTTCAGTTGAGGTTTTGTTTCGTCGCGATAAGCATGTCGTGATTGCGGGGGAGTTAAATAGCGGTGATAAGGTGGTATTAAACGACCTACTTCCCGCGATTGAAGGAATGTTATTGCGAGAAAAAAGCCAAGAGGTTGAGCAATGA
- a CDS encoding TetR/AcrR family transcriptional regulator: MAEAKKRRVGRPKQQTDAREQLLARARELFVVLPYEKVSTRQVADNAGVNIAMIRYYFGNKEGLFETMIRETILPVIQKLEQVLASDDHHNLFDFMRIYYREMMKVPQFPRLISQVMHMPASVTQRRLMEKVFTDMVNPGHDVMYHKLSELGYLRQGVDPTLCKVSFISLTVFPFVAPPAMLQLHGVTLTDDFLEQLLEHNIRLLTHGLLVPPDSVKDE; this comes from the coding sequence ATGGCAGAAGCAAAGAAACGCAGAGTCGGGCGACCTAAACAGCAGACGGATGCAAGAGAGCAACTACTTGCCCGTGCGCGGGAGTTGTTTGTGGTGTTGCCCTATGAAAAGGTATCAACTCGACAAGTCGCTGATAATGCGGGTGTGAATATCGCGATGATTCGTTACTACTTTGGCAATAAAGAGGGGTTATTCGAAACCATGATTCGAGAGACCATCTTGCCCGTGATACAGAAGTTGGAGCAGGTGCTTGCTTCAGATGATCACCATAATTTGTTTGATTTTATGCGCATTTATTATCGAGAAATGATGAAAGTGCCTCAGTTTCCGCGCTTAATATCACAAGTGATGCATATGCCAGCCTCCGTGACGCAAAGGCGTTTGATGGAAAAGGTGTTTACCGATATGGTCAACCCTGGTCACGATGTGATGTATCACAAGCTTAGTGAGCTGGGCTATTTACGGCAGGGTGTGGATCCCACTCTGTGTAAGGTTTCTTTTATTTCTCTAACGGTGTTCCCATTTGTGGCACCGCCAGCCATGTTGCAACTCCATGGTGTGACCCTGACCGATGACTTTTTAGAACAGCTACTCGAGCACAATATTCGCTTGCTCACTCATGGCTTGCTCGTCCCACCTGACAGCGTAAAAGATGAATAA
- the leuA gene encoding 2-isopropylmalate synthase yields MNNDQVIIFDTTLRDGEQALSASLTVKEKLQIAYALERLGVDVIEAGFPISSPGDFESVQTIAKHIKNSRICALSRAVPKDIDAAAEALKVAEAFRIHTFISTSTVHVQDKLRRSYDDVVEMGIRAVKHARQYTDDVEFSCEDAGRTPIDNLCRMVEAAINAGARTINIPDTVGYTVPNEFGGIIQTLFNRVPNIDKAIISVHCHDDLGMSVANSIAAVQAGARQVEGTINGIGERAGNCSLEEVAMIIKTRQELMGVHTGLQHQEIHRTSKLVSQLCNMPIQDNKAIVGANAFSHSSGIHQDGMLKNKNTYEIMTPESIGLKDKALNLTSRSGRAAVKSHMDSLGYNENEYNLDRLYEDFLKLADRKGQVFDYDLEALMHFSNLREEDDFYKLNYLSVQSGSVMATTSIKIQCGDEEKCEAAVGNGPVDALYQCIYRVTGYDIVLDKFDLTAKGEGEDGLGQADIIANYKGRKYHGTGISTDIVEASGEALLHVINSIHRADQIEEIKQKKVETV; encoded by the coding sequence ATGAATAATGATCAAGTGATTATATTCGACACCACATTACGTGACGGCGAACAAGCACTTTCAGCAAGTCTTACGGTGAAAGAGAAGTTACAGATTGCTTATGCGCTGGAGCGATTGGGTGTCGATGTCATCGAAGCTGGCTTCCCAATCTCATCACCCGGCGATTTTGAGTCAGTTCAAACCATTGCCAAGCACATCAAAAATAGCCGTATTTGCGCACTTTCTCGCGCTGTACCAAAAGATATCGATGCCGCCGCTGAAGCCCTTAAAGTCGCGGAAGCGTTCCGAATCCACACCTTTATCTCCACTTCGACCGTACACGTTCAAGACAAACTGCGCCGCAGCTATGATGATGTGGTTGAGATGGGCATAAGAGCCGTTAAGCATGCTCGTCAGTATACCGACGACGTCGAGTTTTCTTGTGAAGATGCTGGTCGTACCCCGATTGATAACCTTTGTCGTATGGTAGAAGCAGCGATCAACGCCGGCGCTCGTACCATCAACATTCCAGATACGGTTGGCTACACCGTGCCTAACGAGTTCGGTGGCATCATCCAAACGCTTTTCAACCGCGTCCCAAATATTGATAAAGCGATCATTTCTGTGCATTGTCACGATGATCTAGGTATGTCGGTGGCAAACTCTATCGCGGCGGTTCAAGCAGGCGCACGTCAGGTAGAAGGCACCATCAATGGTATTGGCGAACGCGCAGGTAACTGCTCGCTAGAAGAAGTCGCCATGATCATTAAAACTCGTCAAGAGTTGATGGGCGTACATACTGGTCTTCAGCATCAAGAGATCCACCGCACCAGTAAGTTGGTCAGTCAGCTATGTAATATGCCGATTCAAGACAACAAAGCGATTGTTGGTGCCAATGCATTTAGCCACTCTTCTGGTATCCACCAAGATGGCATGTTAAAAAATAAAAACACCTATGAAATCATGACGCCTGAGTCGATTGGATTGAAAGATAAGGCGTTGAACCTAACCAGCCGCTCTGGTCGTGCTGCGGTTAAGAGTCATATGGACTCACTAGGCTACAACGAAAATGAATACAACCTAGATCGCCTATATGAAGACTTCTTGAAGCTTGCCGATCGCAAAGGTCAGGTGTTTGATTACGACCTTGAAGCATTGATGCACTTTAGCAATTTGCGTGAAGAAGACGACTTCTACAAGTTAAACTATTTAAGCGTGCAATCTGGTAGTGTCATGGCAACGACGAGTATCAAGATCCAGTGTGGCGATGAAGAAAAATGTGAAGCCGCTGTCGGCAATGGTCCCGTTGATGCGCTTTATCAATGTATCTATCGTGTGACAGGCTACGATATTGTTTTGGACAAGTTTGACCTGACCGCAAAAGGGGAAGGCGAAGACGGTCTAGGACAAGCGGATATTATCGCCAATTATAAAGGTCGCAAGTATCACGGTACGGGGATTTCTACCGATATCGTTGAGGCTTCAGGCGAAGCGCTATTGCACGTGATCAATAGCATTCATCGCGCCGACCAGATCGAAGAGATTAAACAGAAAAAAGTTGAAACGGTGTAA
- the leuB gene encoding 3-isopropylmalate dehydrogenase, protein MAGTYKIAVLPGDGIGPEVMAQAIKVLDAISEKHNITLEREEYDVGGIAIDNHGSPLPESTLNGCQESDAILFGSVGGPKWEHLPPNDQPERGALLPLRKHFQLFCNLRPAQIHKGLEAFSPLRADISENGFDIVVVRELTGGIYFGQPKGREGEGATEKAFDTEVYHRYEIERIAKIAFESARLRNKNVYSIDKANVLQSSILWREVVEEVAKDYPDVTLNHMYIDNATMQLIKNPAQFDIMLCSNIFGDIISDECAMITGSMGMLPSASLNESQFGLYEPAGGSAPDIAGKNIANPVAQILSAALMLRYSLGEEAAALDIETAVSKALAAGELTADLAGDNPALSTSEMGDKIAAYISNS, encoded by the coding sequence ATGGCAGGTACATATAAGATTGCTGTTTTACCCGGTGACGGCATTGGTCCAGAAGTAATGGCACAAGCAATTAAGGTGCTGGATGCGATCTCTGAGAAGCATAACATCACCCTAGAGCGTGAAGAGTATGACGTTGGTGGTATTGCCATCGACAACCACGGTTCGCCACTACCAGAAAGCACTCTCAATGGTTGCCAAGAGTCAGATGCGATTCTATTCGGTTCAGTGGGTGGTCCTAAGTGGGAGCATTTACCGCCAAACGATCAACCAGAGCGCGGCGCTCTACTGCCACTGCGTAAGCACTTCCAGTTGTTCTGTAATCTACGTCCTGCTCAGATCCACAAAGGTCTTGAGGCATTCTCACCTCTACGTGCTGATATTTCAGAAAACGGTTTTGATATCGTGGTCGTTCGCGAACTCACAGGTGGTATCTATTTTGGTCAGCCAAAGGGGCGTGAAGGCGAAGGCGCAACGGAAAAAGCGTTTGATACTGAGGTGTATCACCGCTACGAAATCGAGCGCATTGCAAAAATTGCCTTTGAATCGGCTCGCCTACGAAATAAAAACGTTTACTCCATCGACAAAGCCAACGTACTGCAAAGCTCTATCCTGTGGCGTGAAGTGGTTGAAGAGGTAGCAAAAGATTACCCTGATGTGACGCTAAACCACATGTATATCGATAACGCGACCATGCAGCTAATCAAAAATCCAGCACAGTTTGACATCATGCTTTGCTCCAATATCTTTGGTGACATCATCTCTGATGAGTGCGCTATGATTACCGGCTCTATGGGTATGCTTCCATCAGCAAGTCTTAACGAGAGTCAGTTTGGTCTTTATGAGCCTGCAGGTGGCAGTGCGCCGGATATTGCCGGTAAGAATATCGCAAACCCTGTGGCTCAGATCCTATCGGCAGCATTGATGCTTCGTTATAGTCTAGGTGAAGAAGCGGCGGCTCTGGATATTGAAACTGCCGTCAGCAAAGCGTTAGCAGCCGGAGAGCTTACCGCAGACCTTGCAGGTGACAACCCTGCCCTAAGTACGTCTGAAATGGGTGATAAAATCGCCGCATACATCTCAAATTCATAA